A window from Pangasianodon hypophthalmus isolate fPanHyp1 chromosome 16, fPanHyp1.pri, whole genome shotgun sequence encodes these proteins:
- the cd40 gene encoding tumor necrosis factor receptor superfamily member 5, which yields MAQTLRAKMHVRSVFILLVLSVVAESCDEETHYVKDNKCCKKCEPGTRMLQNTDCEDPVCQECPDGEYQDGYTFAFRCNLQPYCDPNLNLRAQTQSKTELSSCVCKPDHHCTSMNCGSCVRNTVCKAGEKVRKIGTRTTDTECERCPNGTFSDRESASTCKPWTECSSGSKEVVPGSHTSDRICEVQSQKLAIVIPVVVTGLLFVLGGLGYMLYRKGKTGSISFVQKTCRFLGIRNTHQPPQDNVDIETAQPANLPQEDTEDLLKLDGSLSPGISENGMPVIQDNSKSSLLSETETEPERFSVHL from the exons ATGGCACAAACGCTTAGAGCAAAGATGCATGTTCGAAGCGTCTTCATTCTTTTG gttttgtcTGTTGTTGCTGAGTCCTGTGATGAAGAAACGCATTACGTGAAGGATAATAAGTGCTGCAAGAAGTGTGAACCAG GTACAAGGATGTTACAAAACACGGACTGTGAAGATCCAGTCTGTCAGGAGTGTCCGGACGGGGAATATCAGGATGGTTACACGTTTGCTTTTCGATGCAATCTCCAGCCATACTGCGACCCCA ACCTCAATTTGCGggcacaaacacaaagcaagACAGAACTCAGTTCATGTGTGTGCAAGCCTGACCATCACTGCACCAGCATGAATTGTGGTTCGTGTGTGAGAAACACAGTATGCAAAGCAGGCGAGAAAGTCAGGAAAATTG GCACCCGAACAACAGACACAGAGTGTGAACGCTGTCCTAATGGGACGTTTTCCGACCGTGAGTCAGCTTCAACCTGCAAGCCTTGGACAGA GTGTTCGTCAGGATCCAAAGAGGTTGTTCCAGGCTCTCATACATCTGACAGAATTTGTG AGGTGCAGAGTCAGAAGCTTGCCATAGTCATACCTGTGGTTGTTACTGGGCTGCTCTTTGTTTTGGGAGGTTTAGGCTACATGTTGTATCGAAAAG GCAAAACAGGATCTATATCCTTCGTGCAAAAG ACATGTAGATTTTTGGGCATCAGAAATACTCATCAACCTCCTCAAGACAACGTGGACATAGAAACTGCACAGCCTGCCAATCTGCCACAGGAGGACACTGAGGATCTTTTAAAACTCGATGGTTCCTTAAGCCCAGGCATCTCTGAAAATGGAATGCCTGTCATTCAAGATAACAGTAAATCCTCACTTCTTTCTGAGACTGAAACAGAGCCAGAAAGGTTTTCAGTCCATTTGTAA
- the irx7 gene encoding iroquois homeobox 7 has protein sequence MPASPSGFGHYFVDRNVSMPAGYQMLGCAPGVQQPPPHLAAMAGMPLPFSGIPGYTFIPFPHPGHMAHMGSSYDLKAASPYHQAVLSRGGAYFSPYRPVVADEPGRVAKVASRESTGALKAWLSEHLKNPYPTKGEKIMLAIVTKMSLTQVSTWFANARRRLKKENRVSWASKAKSDEEEEADESEAEEEEEDDDGSSQKDRCSDDEADIDPQIVDVEEELSAVESEALRPAQERLTERLEQPNEGDTSGSVAVTTGNSEAGCESASKECKESANGQKPKIWSLAETATSETPVKKSNEHCQDFSKWWANWASRSSYLPANYSAHFLPQSQLNC, from the exons ATGCCTGCTTCTCCAAGCGGATTTGGTCACTACTTTGTGGACAGGAACGTCTCCATGCCTGCTGGATATCAGATGCTGGGCTGTGCGCCGGGGGTACAGCAGCCTCCTCCTCATCTGGCTGCCATGGCCGGGATGCCTCTGCCTTTTTCAGGAATACCGGGATACACTTTCATTCCGTTCCCACATCCTGGACACATGGCACACATG GGGAGCTCATACGACCTGAAAGCCGCCTCACCTTATCACCAGGCTGTGCTGAGCCGCGGCGGTGCGTATTTCTCTCCCTACAGACCGGTGGTCGCGGATGAGCCAGGACGCGTGGCCAAAGTGGCGAGCAGAGAAAGCACTGGCGCGCTGAAAGCCTGGCTCAGCGAGCACCTGAAGAACCCGTATCCCACCAAGGGCGAGAAGATCATGCTGGCCATCGTCACCAAGATGAGCCTGACGCAAGTGTCCACCTGGTTCGCCAACGCGCGCCGCCGCCTCAAGAAGGAGAACCGCGTCAGCTGGGCGTCCAAAGCCAAAAgcgatgaggaggaggaggctgaTGAGAGCgaggcagaagaagaagaagaagatgatgatggctCTTCGCAGAAAGATCGATGCTCAGACGATGAGGCTGACATCGATCCTCAGATCGTTGATGTTGAGGAGGAGTTGAGCGCAGTGGAGAGCGAGGCCCTGCGCCCGGCTCAGGAGCGCCTAACGGAACGACTCGAACAGCCTAACGAGGGTGACACTTCCGGCTCCGTAGCCGTTACTACCGGAAACAGCGAGGCTGGGTGTGAATCGGCGAGTAAGGAGTGTAAAGAAagtgctaatggacagaaaccGAAAATCTGGTCTCTAGCAGAGACAGCCACTTCCGAAACTCCGGTGAAGAAGAGCAATGAGCATTGCCAAGATTTTAGCAAATGGTGGGCAAACTGGGCGTCCAGGAGCAGCTACTTACCTGCAAACTACTCTGCACACTTTCTCCCACAGAGTCAGTTAAACTGTTAA